One genomic segment of Pseudomonas fortuita includes these proteins:
- a CDS encoding acetyl-CoA hydrolase/transferase family protein, with protein sequence MYRDRIRLSSLHSKVMSAADAAGLIEDGMTVGMSGFTRAGEAKAVPHALAERAKQSPLKISLMTGASLGNDLDKQLTEAGVLARRMPFQVDSTLRKAINDGQVMFIDQHLSETVEQLRNQQLKLPDIAVIEAVAITEQGHIVPTTSVGNSASFAIFAKQVIVEINLSHNPNLEGLHDIYIPTYRPTRTPIPLVKVDDRIGSTAIPIDPAKIVGIVISNQPDSPSTVLPPDDETQGIADHLINFLKQEVEAGRMTNKLGPLQAGIGSIANAVMCGLIESPFEDLTMYSEVLQDSTFDLIDAGKLSFASGSSITLSGRRNADVFGNLERYKDKLVLRPQEISNHPEVVRRLGIIGINTALEFDIYGNVNSTHVCGTRMMNGIGGSGDFARNAHLAVFVTKSIAKGGAISSVVPMVSHVDHTEHDVDILVTEQGLADLRGLAPRERARAIIDNCVHPDYRAALNDYFERACQRGGHTPHILREALSWHENLEETGRMLAS encoded by the coding sequence ATGTACCGTGATCGTATCCGCTTGTCCTCCCTGCACAGCAAGGTAATGAGTGCGGCTGATGCCGCTGGTCTGATCGAGGACGGCATGACCGTCGGCATGAGCGGTTTCACCCGCGCCGGCGAAGCCAAGGCCGTACCGCATGCCCTGGCCGAACGTGCCAAGCAGTCGCCACTGAAAATCAGCCTGATGACCGGCGCCAGCCTGGGCAACGACCTGGACAAGCAGCTGACCGAGGCCGGTGTGCTGGCTCGCCGCATGCCGTTCCAGGTTGACAGCACCCTGCGCAAGGCCATCAACGACGGCCAGGTGATGTTCATCGACCAGCACCTGTCGGAAACTGTCGAACAACTGCGCAACCAGCAGCTAAAGCTTCCGGACATTGCGGTGATCGAGGCCGTGGCCATCACCGAGCAAGGCCACATCGTGCCAACCACGTCGGTAGGCAACTCGGCCAGTTTCGCGATCTTTGCCAAGCAGGTGATTGTCGAGATCAACCTCTCGCACAACCCCAACCTCGAAGGCCTGCACGATATCTATATCCCGACCTACCGCCCGACCCGCACGCCAATCCCACTGGTCAAGGTCGACGACCGCATCGGCAGCACCGCCATCCCGATCGACCCGGCCAAGATTGTCGGCATTGTCATCAGCAACCAGCCGGACTCCCCGTCCACCGTACTGCCGCCGGATGACGAAACCCAAGGCATCGCCGACCACCTGATCAACTTCCTCAAGCAAGAAGTTGAAGCTGGCCGCATGACTAACAAGCTCGGCCCACTGCAAGCCGGTATTGGCAGCATCGCCAACGCGGTGATGTGCGGCCTGATCGAGTCGCCGTTCGAAGACCTGACCATGTACTCCGAAGTACTGCAGGACTCCACCTTCGACCTGATCGACGCCGGCAAGCTGAGCTTCGCGTCGGGCAGCTCGATCACCTTGTCCGGCCGCCGCAATGCCGACGTTTTCGGCAACCTGGAGCGATACAAGGACAAGCTGGTGCTGCGCCCGCAAGAAATCTCCAACCACCCGGAAGTGGTACGTCGTCTGGGGATCATTGGGATCAACACCGCACTGGAGTTCGATATCTACGGCAACGTCAACTCCACCCACGTGTGCGGCACCCGGATGATGAACGGCATCGGCGGCTCGGGTGACTTCGCCCGCAACGCCCACCTGGCCGTATTCGTCACCAAGTCGATTGCCAAGGGCGGCGCGATTTCCAGCGTGGTGCCGATGGTCAGCCATGTAGACCACACCGAGCATGACGTAGACATCCTGGTCACCGAGCAAGGCCTGGCCGACCTGCGTGGCCTGGCGCCTCGCGAGCGGGCACGGGCGATCATCGACAACTGTGTGCACCCGGACTACCGCGCTGCGCTGAACGATTACTTCGAGCGTGCGTGCCAGCGTGGCGGCCATACCCCGCACATCCTGCGCGAAGCGCTGAGCTGGCACGAAAATCTGGAAGAAACTGGTCGTATGCTGGCTAGCTGA